The following DNA comes from Dehalococcoidales bacterium.
TCTTCTCCAGGGCCGATGACGAGGAAGTGATGGATGATGATGTTGTAGAAGACCTTGAGAGTATCCTCGATGATTGTATCGCCGCACAACTCCCACCTTTATTCTTGCGCTGGCACTATCGTAGTAAACATGAAAGCCTCATAGCATTTAGTTGTTGAGTTTCATGAGATTATGAACAGAGGGGTTGCATAGAGGAAGAAGCATGCAGTAGTCTTTTTGGTAATGACCAAATCACCAAAGGAGACTGACCGCATGCGCATCCATTCTAACGCAACAACCTGTCCAAAGCAACGATTATTTATAAGACTGACCACCAGGAGCTCTCGATCACTGGCAGAAGCATTGCATATCTCGCCTGCCACTGTATCAAAGTGGAGAGCAAGAGACGATCAGAACGATCTCAGTGCTCGGCCTCATACAATTCATTATGCATTCACTCCTGAGGAGCAGAAGCTTATCCTCTCCCTAAGGGAGAAACGACTATCACTCGATGATGTACTGGACACGGTAAAGCCTGTTCTTGCTCATGCTACCCGTTCCAGCATACATCGATTGCTGGTAAGAAAGGGAGCAAACAGACTCCCAAGACTTACACAGCCTGAAGAGATAGGCAGGTTCAAGGATTATGAGCCTGGATACCTGCATATAGACTGTTTTTACCTGCCAAGAATAGACGGCAGAAGAAGATACTGTTTTGTAGCAGTGGACAGAGCTACAAGGCTCGTCTTTCTGCATGTTTATGAGCACAAGGACAAGGAATCTGCTGTGGATTTCCTTGGCAGATGCCTGTCCTTCTATCCGTTCATTATCAAAAAGATACTGACCGACAATGGCCGAGAGTTCACCCTGGATGGGTTCAGAAACCGATATGGCACAAAGACCAAAGATATACATCCCTTCGATGACATATGCGATGCATTAGGCATCGAACACAGGAGAACCAGGCCGTATACTCCAAAGACCAATGGTCTTGTGGAGCGTACAAACAGATTGATCAAGGATGATACTGTAAAGTCGCATATCTACTCTGATGCAGGGGAGATGATGGCAGACCTTTACAGGTGGTTCATCCAGTATAACTTTTGGAGAAAGCACCGCCGTATCGGACGTAAGACCCCGTACGAAAAGGTCTTGGAATGGTACGAGTGTTCTCCAAGCATCTTTATCAAGGAGCCTACTCACCTCCTGCGTTACTGTTCACAAGGTGGTGAGACTTGACAATTAGTAATCATTCATCATTTGGATGTTTGATACCAAGACGAGTAATGGATTTCCACCACTCCATTACTCCGCCTTGCCGAGAAAGGGTACCGGATCTACATACGGAGAGTGCAAACGATGAAAATCGGTATAATAAGCGATACGCACGGCAACGTCCCGGCCTGGGAGAAGGCGATGGAGATATTCTCGGGGGCCGATTGTCAATCGCCGGCATATTCCTACCAGTGAATGAGCGGCATGACTATACCATTTTTTCTGAGTAGGGTCATTTGTAAAATATGATTTATCGGTCTGTGATTTCTGGTTTTGTATCTGCCCTCTGTACCCCCTTTCTCCGTT
Coding sequences within:
- a CDS encoding IS481 family transposase, which codes for MTKSPKETDRMRIHSNATTCPKQRLFIRLTTRSSRSLAEALHISPATVSKWRARDDQNDLSARPHTIHYAFTPEEQKLILSLREKRLSLDDVLDTVKPVLAHATRSSIHRLLVRKGANRLPRLTQPEEIGRFKDYEPGYLHIDCFYLPRIDGRRRYCFVAVDRATRLVFLHVYEHKDKESAVDFLGRCLSFYPFIIKKILTDNGREFTLDGFRNRYGTKTKDIHPFDDICDALGIEHRRTRPYTPKTNGLVERTNRLIKDDTVKSHIYSDAGEMMADLYRWFIQYNFWRKHRRIGRKTPYEKVLEWYECSPSIFIKEPTHLLRYCSQGGET